A region from the Desulfomarina profundi genome encodes:
- a CDS encoding potassium channel family protein: MAWQPSFMVKTDFAEKTPHQTRNFTGMMNLDYSKLKISLFFLLATIAFGTVGYVMVEDMPFFEAFYMTLITISTVGFSEVRPLSPMGRGITIIIIVCGISLLTYTLGQVARIFVEGELRKILGRRKLEKQIAALKDHYIVCGYGRIGSIIVQELKLAGIPLVVIEQNPEQIEVLEAEDILYLNLDATSDEALVEAGLDKARGLVTAVSSDADNVFIALSAKGMRSDIFILARASDVSNENKLLRAGASRVVCPYQIGGERMAGILQKPTVIDFLDQTLMNNELGLKMEEAVVARDSSIAGKTVLNSKLRQDFGVIIVAIKKLSGEMIFNPGPDEQFDSGDVIVVIGKREEVRRMAKAIG, translated from the coding sequence TTGGCCTGGCAGCCCAGTTTCATGGTAAAAACAGATTTTGCGGAGAAAACTCCGCATCAAACCCGAAACTTTACCGGTATGATGAACTTGGATTATTCCAAACTGAAAATATCGTTATTCTTCCTTCTGGCAACCATTGCCTTTGGTACAGTCGGTTATGTCATGGTTGAGGATATGCCGTTTTTCGAGGCATTCTATATGACCCTGATTACCATCAGTACTGTCGGTTTTTCAGAGGTGAGACCTCTTTCTCCCATGGGCAGGGGAATCACCATTATCATTATAGTCTGTGGAATCAGCTTACTTACCTATACCCTTGGTCAGGTAGCCAGGATCTTTGTTGAAGGTGAACTGCGAAAAATTCTGGGGAGAAGAAAATTGGAAAAGCAGATTGCGGCACTGAAGGATCACTATATTGTCTGCGGATATGGAAGGATCGGTTCCATAATAGTACAGGAACTGAAACTGGCTGGAATACCCCTTGTAGTCATCGAACAGAACCCGGAGCAGATTGAGGTGCTTGAGGCGGAGGATATTCTTTACCTGAATCTGGACGCCACTTCGGATGAGGCCCTTGTCGAAGCTGGCCTTGACAAGGCCAGGGGGCTGGTCACCGCAGTCAGTTCTGATGCAGATAATGTTTTTATTGCCCTGTCGGCAAAAGGTATGCGCTCGGATATTTTTATTCTTGCCAGGGCATCCGATGTCAGTAATGAGAACAAGCTTCTGCGGGCCGGGGCCTCCAGGGTAGTCTGTCCCTATCAGATCGGTGGAGAAAGGATGGCCGGAATTCTTCAGAAACCTACAGTGATAGATTTTCTTGACCAGACACTGATGAACAACGAACTGGGGTTGAAAATGGAAGAAGCTGTTGTTGCCCGGGATTCGTCCATTGCCGGAAAGACGGTACTGAACAGTAAGCTCAGGCAGGATTTCGGAGTGATCATAGTGGCCATAAAAAAACTGTCCGGTGAGATGATATTCAATCCCGGTCCCGACGAACAGTTTGATTCCGGTGATGTCATCGTTGTGATCGGTAAAAGGGAGGAAGTAAGGAGAATGGCAAAGGCTATCGGCTAG